A region from the Arthrobacter gengyunqii genome encodes:
- a CDS encoding DUF6318 family protein: MIRSAVAPLRLGTLGIAAILVLGGCSRSSGEPNAEAAENSSSSPSSSERTSPTESAAPSATPTATYKPVTAEGPAENVPLPVMPEVAKEESKEGLIAFGEHWFDLVNYGYETGDAAPVREISAPDCEICESFYDDLEKGYVDGDWIQGGKINVLQTGTKFIQTPEGRYQLLLSIRQDASANRGPNGKVYVEAPIDESTTAQIMEATYISDHWVVNLVENM, from the coding sequence ATGATCCGTTCTGCTGTCGCTCCGCTCCGACTGGGTACCCTGGGTATTGCCGCCATCCTGGTGCTCGGCGGATGCTCCCGATCCAGCGGCGAACCCAACGCTGAAGCAGCCGAGAACAGCTCGAGCAGCCCTTCCTCCAGCGAACGCACCAGCCCCACGGAAAGCGCAGCTCCTTCTGCCACACCCACCGCCACCTACAAGCCGGTAACCGCTGAGGGGCCCGCGGAGAACGTGCCTCTGCCTGTGATGCCCGAGGTTGCGAAGGAAGAGTCGAAGGAAGGGCTGATCGCCTTCGGTGAGCACTGGTTCGACCTGGTGAACTACGGGTACGAAACCGGAGACGCTGCGCCGGTAAGGGAAATCAGTGCACCCGACTGCGAGATCTGCGAATCATTCTATGACGATCTGGAAAAGGGATACGTGGACGGCGACTGGATCCAGGGTGGAAAAATAAACGTTCTCCAGACCGGAACCAAGTTCATCCAAACTCCAGAGGGACGCTACCAACTCCTCTTGTCGATTAGGCAGGATGCGAGCGCTAACCGAGGACCTAACGGGAAAGTGTATGTTGAGGCTCCGATTGATGAGTCAACGACTGCACAAATCATGGAGGCAACGTACATCTCCGACCACTGGGTCGTGAACTTGGTTGAAAATATGTAA
- a CDS encoding DUF6318 family protein — protein MIRSAVAPLRLGSLGLAAILLLGGCSGGETDPEAQAADQTTNSAEPSETTDAGETAVPAPPPTPTAPAYKPASVKGPAENVLLPEMPELARQESREGLEAFAAHWYELANYGYATGDVEPVRTVSGDTCLVCDGYYRTLASGYVDGDWMAGGKVHVEGVTTPSFDFVPTVDGYFQAIITITQEPLVYYGPEGYQGTTKGIGIPIEQIMEAEFLDGGWHVRTLETLQVQQ, from the coding sequence ATGATCCGTTCTGCTGTCGCTCCGCTCCGGCTGGGCTCCCTGGGCCTAGCCGCCATCCTTCTGCTGGGCGGGTGCTCCGGAGGCGAAACGGATCCCGAAGCACAGGCTGCCGATCAAACCACGAACAGTGCCGAGCCAAGTGAAACCACTGATGCCGGTGAAACCGCTGTTCCAGCCCCGCCTCCAACACCTACCGCTCCCGCATACAAGCCTGCGAGCGTGAAGGGTCCTGCCGAGAATGTGCTGCTGCCGGAAATGCCTGAGCTCGCAAGGCAGGAATCCCGGGAAGGTCTCGAGGCCTTCGCAGCGCACTGGTACGAGTTGGCCAACTACGGTTATGCAACCGGAGACGTTGAACCGGTACGCACCGTCAGCGGTGACACCTGTCTTGTCTGCGACGGTTACTACCGCACCTTGGCCAGCGGGTACGTGGACGGTGATTGGATGGCCGGGGGCAAAGTCCACGTCGAAGGTGTCACCACCCCTTCCTTCGACTTCGTTCCAACCGTTGATGGTTACTTCCAAGCGATCATCACGATCACCCAGGAACCTTTGGTGTATTACGGTCCGGAAGGCTACCAAGGGACAACCAAGGGCATCGGCATTCCCATTGAGCAAATCATGGAGGCCGAGTTCCTTGATGGTGGCTGGCATGTCAGGACCTTGGAAACGCTGCAAGTGCAACAGTGA
- a CDS encoding P-II family nitrogen regulator: protein MKLVTAIVRPEKLDAVRGSLESYGVQGLTVSQANGYGRQRGHTEVYRGAEYTVDLLPKIRIEVLVANEWLNDIVDVLVSTANTGRAGDGKVWVVNVEEALRVRTGERGDSAL from the coding sequence ATGAAACTCGTAACGGCCATTGTTCGGCCCGAAAAACTCGATGCCGTCCGCGGTTCCCTGGAAAGCTACGGCGTGCAGGGGCTGACCGTCAGCCAGGCCAACGGCTACGGACGCCAGCGCGGCCACACCGAGGTGTACCGCGGCGCCGAATACACCGTGGACCTGCTGCCGAAGATCCGCATTGAGGTCCTGGTGGCCAACGAATGGCTCAACGACATTGTGGATGTACTGGTCTCCACGGCCAACACCGGCCGCGCCGGCGACGGCAAGGTGTGGGTGGTCAACGTGGAGGAAGCCCTCCGGGTCCGCACCGGCGAACGCGGGGACTCCGCGCTGTAG
- a CDS encoding ammonium transporter: MDLSAGHVWVMISAALVLLMTPGVAFFYGGMTRAKAALNMMMMSFVSIGLVGVVWVLWGFSMTGGDGVGGLFGNPFTSFGLESLIGTEDLISAGFGATFAIITVALISGAIADRAKFSAWAVFVPVWVTLVYCPLAFMVWGGGLLGEEGAIGSVVGEAIDFAGGTVVHINAGVAALVLALIIGKRKGFGKDPSQRPHNIPFVMLGATLLWFGWFGFNGGAAGSAEEAGLIWVNTMAAPAAAMVGWLLTERIRDGRPTSLGAASGIVAGLVAITPACANVSPLGAVGLGLLAGVLSALAVGLKYKLGYDDSLDVVGVHLVAGIVGTLALGFIALPIEGEGGGLFYGGGFAQLGAQLVAMVVAILFSAVLTLVIGLAIHKAIGFRVSEEQEVNGVDLSEHAETAYEFGGLGVGGSFRPTHEAVRTATKESVNS; the protein is encoded by the coding sequence ATGGATCTGTCAGCAGGTCACGTCTGGGTGATGATTTCGGCGGCACTGGTGCTGCTCATGACGCCCGGAGTGGCATTCTTTTACGGCGGCATGACCCGCGCCAAGGCAGCACTGAACATGATGATGATGAGCTTTGTCTCCATCGGCCTTGTGGGGGTTGTCTGGGTTCTGTGGGGCTTCTCCATGACCGGGGGCGACGGCGTGGGCGGGCTGTTCGGCAACCCCTTCACTTCCTTCGGACTTGAGTCCCTGATCGGCACCGAAGACCTCATCAGCGCCGGCTTCGGCGCCACCTTCGCCATCATCACGGTGGCCCTGATCAGCGGCGCCATTGCGGACCGCGCCAAGTTCAGCGCCTGGGCGGTCTTCGTTCCCGTCTGGGTGACCCTGGTGTACTGCCCGCTGGCCTTCATGGTCTGGGGCGGCGGACTGCTCGGCGAAGAGGGCGCCATCGGCTCGGTGGTCGGAGAAGCCATCGACTTTGCCGGCGGCACCGTGGTTCACATCAACGCCGGTGTGGCAGCCCTGGTGCTGGCCCTGATCATCGGCAAGCGCAAGGGCTTCGGCAAGGACCCGAGCCAGCGTCCCCACAACATTCCGTTTGTCATGCTGGGCGCCACCCTGCTGTGGTTCGGCTGGTTCGGTTTCAACGGAGGAGCCGCCGGCAGCGCCGAGGAAGCCGGCCTGATCTGGGTCAACACCATGGCCGCTCCGGCCGCTGCGATGGTCGGCTGGCTGCTGACCGAACGCATCCGTGACGGACGCCCGACGTCGCTCGGCGCCGCCTCCGGCATTGTTGCCGGTCTCGTGGCCATCACTCCGGCCTGTGCCAACGTCAGCCCGCTGGGCGCTGTCGGGCTGGGCCTGCTGGCCGGAGTCCTCTCGGCGCTCGCCGTCGGCCTGAAGTACAAGCTGGGCTATGACGATTCACTCGACGTGGTGGGCGTGCACCTGGTGGCCGGCATCGTGGGCACCCTGGCGCTGGGCTTCATTGCGCTTCCAATCGAGGGTGAAGGCGGCGGCCTGTTCTACGGCGGCGGCTTCGCGCAGCTCGGTGCACAGCTGGTTGCCATGGTCGTAGCAATCCTCTTCTCCGCCGTCCTGACCCTGGTGATCGGCCTGGCCATCCATAAGGCCATCGGCTTCCGGGTCTCCGAGGAGCAGGAAGTCAATGGCGTGGACCTGAGCGAACACGCAGAAACCGCTTACGAATTCGGCGGCCTGGGCGTGGGCGGTTCCTTCCGTCCCACTCACGAAGCCGTCCGCACCGCCACGAAGGAGAGCGTCAACTCATGA
- the ftsY gene encoding signal recognition particle-docking protein FtsY, whose protein sequence is MNETLAIVIYVVIALAVVGSVAALLVRTRRTPKGMYPTTRDANDPVTGTGAHAAGTDVLDAPPAETDVVVPDDLRDLEEAAPAPEAPSLETPDPVQGRLARLRARLSKSNNALGKALLALLSSDKIDEDVWDEIEETLLLADLGTEPTMELVDALRERVKISGSRDPQEVHQMLREELIKIVDPTMDRSLAVTRHADKPAVVMVVGVNGVGKTTTVGKLARVLVAEDKDVLLGAADTFRAAAAEQLATWGQRVGVPTVRSEIDGADPASVAFEAVKAGIDGEVDVVLIDTAGRLQNKVGLMDELGKVKRVIEKQAEVDEVLLVLDATTGQNGLMQAKVFSEVVNITGIVLTKLDGTAKGGIVVAIQRTLGVPVKLIGLGEGADDLAPFEADGFVDALLS, encoded by the coding sequence GTGAATGAGACTCTTGCGATTGTGATCTATGTGGTCATCGCCCTTGCCGTCGTCGGCTCCGTGGCAGCTCTGCTGGTACGGACCCGCCGAACCCCCAAGGGGATGTATCCCACCACCCGTGACGCCAATGATCCCGTGACCGGAACCGGTGCGCACGCTGCCGGCACCGACGTCCTGGATGCGCCCCCGGCGGAGACCGACGTCGTCGTGCCCGATGACCTGCGCGATCTGGAGGAAGCGGCACCCGCCCCCGAGGCACCGTCGCTGGAAACCCCCGATCCGGTGCAGGGCCGACTGGCCCGCCTGCGCGCCCGCCTGTCCAAGTCCAACAATGCCCTGGGCAAGGCGCTGCTGGCGCTGCTGTCCAGCGACAAGATTGACGAGGATGTCTGGGACGAGATCGAGGAGACGCTGCTGCTGGCGGACCTCGGCACCGAACCGACCATGGAACTGGTCGATGCCCTGCGCGAGCGGGTAAAGATTTCCGGCAGCCGCGACCCCCAGGAAGTCCACCAGATGCTCCGCGAGGAGCTCATCAAGATCGTGGATCCGACCATGGACCGTTCCCTGGCCGTCACCCGGCATGCGGACAAGCCCGCCGTCGTCATGGTGGTGGGCGTGAACGGCGTCGGCAAGACCACCACGGTGGGCAAGCTGGCCCGCGTGCTGGTGGCCGAGGACAAGGACGTGCTGCTGGGTGCTGCGGACACGTTCCGTGCCGCCGCCGCGGAACAGCTGGCGACCTGGGGACAGCGGGTGGGCGTTCCCACCGTGCGTTCCGAGATCGACGGTGCCGATCCCGCCTCCGTTGCCTTCGAAGCAGTGAAAGCCGGCATCGACGGCGAGGTGGACGTGGTGCTGATCGACACCGCCGGCCGCCTGCAGAACAAGGTTGGCCTGATGGACGAGCTCGGCAAGGTCAAGCGCGTCATTGAAAAGCAGGCCGAGGTGGACGAGGTCCTCCTGGTCCTGGACGCCACCACGGGCCAGAACGGCCTGATGCAGGCCAAGGTCTTCTCTGAGGTCGTCAATATCACCGGCATTGTCCTGACCAAGCTGGACGGCACCGCCAAGGGCGGCATCGTCGTCGCCATCCAGCGCACCCTGGGCGTACCCGTGAAACTCATCGGCCTGGGTGAAGGCGCCGATGACCTGGCGCCGTTCGAAGCCGACGGCTTTGTGGACGCGCTGCTGAGCTAG
- a CDS encoding MFS transporter — MVRPPRLAIPREIKVLIAAAFVIALGFGLVAPVLPQFAQSFNVGVAASSVIVSAFAFTRLIFAPAGGALLEKFGERPVYIAGLLIVAASTAACAFAESYWQLLVFRGLGGIGSTMFTISAMALIIRLAKPAVRGRVSGAYASSFLLGNILGPLAGGLLAGFGLRVPFLVYAGALVVASAVVAFQLKDARLASGAPKPAARPVLTVREALGDSAYRAALASSFANGWSSFGVRNSLLPLFAAAALSAGPEIAGISLTAFAAGTAVVLTFSGRLADGWGRRPLVLTGLAVNAAATAAIGFSTSVPMFLVVSAIAGMGTGLLNPAQQAAVGDVVGNDRSGGKVLATFQMASDSGAIVGPILAGLLADSLGFNWAFGVTGAIVVMACFAWIGARETLQTEAESTVPPAAPEPGAGPDASAGPGGTTIKE, encoded by the coding sequence ATGGTCCGACCTCCCCGTCTCGCGATTCCGCGGGAAATCAAAGTCCTCATTGCCGCTGCGTTTGTCATCGCCCTCGGTTTCGGCCTCGTGGCCCCGGTGCTGCCGCAGTTCGCCCAGAGTTTCAACGTGGGTGTTGCCGCGTCCTCGGTCATCGTCAGCGCGTTTGCCTTCACCCGGCTGATCTTCGCCCCGGCCGGCGGAGCGCTGCTGGAGAAGTTCGGCGAGCGCCCGGTCTACATAGCGGGGCTGCTCATTGTTGCCGCCTCCACTGCAGCCTGCGCCTTCGCTGAAAGTTACTGGCAGCTGCTGGTCTTCCGCGGCCTGGGCGGCATCGGCTCCACCATGTTCACCATCTCGGCCATGGCGCTGATCATCCGGCTGGCCAAACCCGCGGTCCGCGGCCGGGTATCCGGCGCCTATGCCTCGTCCTTCCTGCTCGGCAACATCCTCGGCCCCCTCGCGGGCGGGCTGCTGGCCGGATTCGGGCTGCGCGTGCCCTTCCTGGTCTACGCGGGGGCGCTGGTGGTGGCCTCCGCCGTCGTCGCCTTCCAGCTCAAGGACGCCCGGCTGGCCAGCGGCGCGCCCAAGCCCGCCGCCCGGCCGGTCCTGACGGTCCGCGAAGCGCTGGGTGATTCCGCCTACCGTGCCGCGCTGGCCTCCAGCTTCGCCAACGGCTGGTCCTCGTTTGGGGTCCGCAACTCGCTCCTGCCATTGTTCGCTGCAGCAGCTCTGTCCGCCGGCCCGGAAATTGCCGGCATCTCGCTGACCGCGTTCGCCGCCGGCACCGCCGTCGTCCTGACCTTCTCCGGCCGCCTCGCCGACGGCTGGGGCCGCCGGCCGCTTGTGCTCACCGGCCTGGCGGTGAACGCCGCGGCCACCGCCGCCATCGGCTTCAGCACCAGCGTCCCCATGTTCCTGGTGGTTTCCGCCATCGCCGGCATGGGCACCGGGCTGCTGAACCCGGCGCAGCAGGCCGCCGTCGGCGATGTGGTGGGCAACGACCGCAGCGGCGGAAAAGTGCTGGCCACGTTCCAGATGGCCAGCGACAGCGGCGCCATTGTGGGTCCCATCCTGGCCGGGCTGCTCGCCGACTCGCTGGGCTTCAACTGGGCGTTCGGGGTGACCGGGGCGATTGTGGTCATGGCGTGCTTCGCCTGGATCGGTGCCCGCGAGACCCTGCAAACCGAAGCGGAATCCACTGTCCCTCCGGCTGCTCCGGAGCCCGGTGCGGGGCCGGACGCCTCAGCAGGGCCGGGCGGCACTACGATCAAGGAATGA
- a CDS encoding glutamine amidotransferase, translated as MKPFLLLASRAEDDAATEEYEAFLRFGNLEPDQLQRIRLEAGPLQHLDLDDYSGIIVSGSPFNASDPDSSKSELQLRVESELGALLDDVVERDFPFLGACYGVGTLGRHQGGTVDRQFGEAIGAVDIKLTADGRQDPLLDGVPDSFTAFVGHREAISVLPPNAVNLAGSSSCPVQMFRIKENLYATQFHPELDVPGLLTRITVYRHAGYFPPEEADTVKASVRDADVSVPPLILGNFVRRYAR; from the coding sequence ATGAAGCCTTTCCTCCTGCTGGCCTCCCGGGCCGAAGACGATGCCGCCACCGAAGAATATGAGGCGTTCCTCCGCTTCGGAAACCTGGAACCTGACCAGCTGCAGCGGATCCGGCTCGAGGCCGGTCCCCTGCAGCACCTCGATCTGGACGACTACAGCGGGATCATCGTCAGCGGCAGTCCGTTCAACGCCAGTGATCCGGACAGCTCCAAGTCGGAGCTGCAGCTGCGGGTCGAGAGTGAGCTGGGAGCGCTGCTGGACGACGTCGTCGAGCGCGATTTCCCCTTCCTGGGCGCCTGCTACGGAGTAGGCACCCTCGGCCGCCACCAGGGCGGGACCGTGGACCGGCAATTCGGGGAAGCGATCGGCGCCGTGGACATCAAGCTCACGGCCGACGGCCGGCAGGACCCGCTGCTCGACGGCGTGCCGGATTCCTTCACCGCCTTTGTGGGGCACCGCGAGGCCATCTCCGTGCTGCCGCCCAACGCGGTGAACCTTGCCGGTTCCTCCTCCTGCCCGGTGCAGATGTTCCGGATCAAGGAGAACCTCTACGCCACGCAGTTCCATCCCGAGCTGGACGTTCCGGGCCTGCTGACCCGCATCACCGTGTATCGGCATGCCGGTTACTTCCCGCCGGAGGAGGCCGACACCGTCAAGGCGTCCGTACGCGACGCAGACGTCAGTGTGCCGCCGCTGATCCTGGGCAACTTCGTGCGGCGCTACGCCCGGTAA
- the smc gene encoding chromosome segregation protein SMC: MHLKTLTMRGFKSFASATTFEFEPGVTAVVGPNGSGKSNVVDALAWVMGEQGAKTLRGGKMEDVIFAGTSGRPALGRAQVSLTIDNADGALPIEYSEVTISRTLFRSGGSEYAINGAPARLLDIQELLSDSGLGREMHVIVGQGQLDRILHAGADERRGFIEEAAGILKHRRRREKTVRKLEAMQANLARLTDLTSELRRQLGPLGKQAAVARRARTVQQDARDARARLLADDLVTLNGTLARDAAEEAELLARRDKAAAVLAAARARQAELETLAAQATPQVNAARDTWYALSAQRERYLSLIALAQERRRLLGSSDQREDFGQDPERLQAQAERVRAEAESLKQAIEERRGALEDAEEVRAAAEEDAAAEERRLAAVLRAAADRREGLARIAGAVGSARSRVDAAEAELGRLRASISAGEERRRQAQQEFTALENSAAGAEESEEGLDAEYEDAVADLDEAVAALEELRRTKQEADRERETLTARRDALRVGLDRRDGSAVLLDAGVEGVLAPLASQLTVRAGCERAVTAALGSAASAVAVADTAAAVRALTHLKEADGGQVDLVLASRSAVDASAGDTGLGKPAADGGAPSGRRVAVEGAVWALDAVDAPAELRPALGRLLADTVIVASLSDAAELLVEHPELTAVTADGEVLSVFSGRGGSASAPGLLELQAAVEETEARIRAAAARSEQAGFALSGAIARRNAAQQRTDDALAALHDSDARLAAVAERLGTLGSALRSAVGESERLKQLVSAAETNLAAEQEALAAAAARLAAASDAPAEAEPSTEQREALALAAAAARRAETDARLALRSAEEQHKAVAGRAAGLERAAESERRARAAAEVRARRRALQAAKAAAVAEAAGSALRFLDVSLEAAAAERDSAEAVRTAWDEELAVVRTAAANAAAEVAGLTDSVHRDELARAQQQLRVEALETRAIEELGMTPEHLVAEFGPDQPVPVPVEADPAASSGDKWAALHTPVDEDGNPLTTGVPYNRAAQEKRLKQAERDLAALGRVNPLALEEFAALEERHTFLSTQLEDLKATRRDLLDIIKDVDRKVEEVFTAAYRDTAEQFERVFATLFPGGEGRLVLTDPSDMLTTGIEIQARPAGKKIKRLSLLSGGERSLTAVALLVAIFKARPSPFYVMDEVEAALDDTNLSRLITIFEELKESSQLIIITHQKRTMEVADALYGVTMQGDGVSTVISQRLDKDKVRG, encoded by the coding sequence GTGCATTTGAAGACGCTGACCATGCGTGGATTTAAGTCCTTCGCATCAGCCACCACCTTCGAGTTTGAACCCGGAGTCACCGCCGTGGTGGGGCCCAACGGCTCCGGAAAGTCCAATGTGGTGGACGCCCTGGCCTGGGTGATGGGGGAGCAGGGAGCCAAGACCCTGCGCGGCGGAAAGATGGAAGACGTTATTTTTGCCGGCACCAGCGGACGACCGGCGCTGGGCCGCGCCCAGGTGTCCCTGACGATCGACAATGCCGACGGCGCCCTGCCGATCGAATACTCCGAAGTCACCATTTCCCGGACCCTGTTCCGGTCCGGCGGCTCCGAATACGCCATCAACGGCGCCCCCGCCCGGCTGCTGGACATCCAGGAGCTGCTGTCCGATTCCGGTCTGGGCCGTGAGATGCATGTCATAGTCGGCCAGGGTCAGCTGGACCGTATCCTGCATGCCGGGGCGGATGAACGCCGTGGGTTCATCGAGGAGGCTGCCGGCATCCTCAAGCACCGCCGCCGGCGGGAAAAAACCGTGCGCAAGTTGGAAGCCATGCAGGCGAACCTTGCCCGGCTGACGGACCTGACCTCGGAGCTGCGCCGCCAGCTGGGACCGCTGGGCAAGCAGGCCGCCGTCGCCCGCCGGGCCCGCACCGTGCAGCAGGATGCCCGCGACGCCCGAGCCCGGCTGCTGGCCGATGACCTGGTGACCCTGAACGGCACCCTGGCCCGTGACGCGGCCGAGGAAGCCGAGTTGCTGGCCCGCCGCGACAAAGCGGCCGCCGTGCTGGCCGCTGCCCGTGCCCGCCAGGCTGAGCTGGAAACTCTGGCCGCGCAGGCCACCCCGCAGGTCAACGCTGCCCGGGACACCTGGTACGCCCTGTCCGCCCAGCGGGAACGGTACCTGTCCCTGATCGCCTTGGCGCAGGAGCGCCGCCGGCTGCTGGGATCTTCGGACCAGCGGGAAGACTTCGGACAGGACCCGGAGCGGTTGCAGGCTCAGGCCGAACGGGTCCGAGCCGAAGCGGAGTCCCTGAAACAGGCGATCGAGGAACGCCGTGGCGCCCTCGAGGACGCCGAGGAAGTCCGAGCCGCAGCCGAGGAAGACGCCGCCGCCGAAGAGCGGCGCCTGGCCGCCGTGCTGCGGGCCGCAGCTGACCGCCGCGAAGGCCTGGCCCGGATTGCCGGAGCCGTGGGCTCGGCCCGATCCCGGGTGGATGCAGCCGAGGCGGAACTGGGCCGGCTGCGTGCGTCCATCAGTGCCGGGGAGGAACGCCGCCGGCAGGCGCAGCAGGAATTCACCGCGCTGGAGAACTCCGCGGCCGGCGCCGAGGAAAGCGAAGAAGGACTGGACGCAGAGTACGAGGACGCCGTGGCCGACCTCGACGAAGCGGTTGCCGCGCTGGAGGAGCTGCGCCGCACCAAACAGGAGGCGGACCGGGAACGGGAAACCCTGACCGCCCGCCGCGACGCCCTGCGGGTGGGGCTGGACCGCCGGGACGGTTCCGCCGTGCTGCTGGACGCCGGAGTGGAGGGCGTGCTGGCGCCGCTCGCGTCGCAGCTCACCGTCCGGGCCGGCTGCGAACGGGCCGTCACTGCGGCCCTGGGCTCCGCGGCGTCCGCGGTGGCGGTGGCGGACACTGCAGCTGCGGTCCGCGCCCTGACGCATCTCAAGGAAGCCGACGGCGGGCAGGTGGACCTGGTGCTGGCGTCCCGGTCGGCGGTGGATGCCAGTGCCGGGGACACAGGTTTGGGGAAGCCGGCTGCCGACGGCGGAGCACCTTCCGGCCGGCGGGTAGCCGTTGAAGGAGCGGTCTGGGCCTTGGATGCCGTTGACGCTCCGGCGGAGCTGCGTCCCGCTCTGGGCCGGCTGCTGGCGGACACCGTCATTGTGGCGTCCCTGTCCGACGCGGCCGAGCTGCTGGTGGAACATCCGGAACTGACCGCCGTGACCGCCGATGGAGAAGTGCTCTCCGTGTTTTCCGGACGCGGGGGATCGGCCTCAGCGCCGGGGCTGCTTGAGCTGCAGGCCGCAGTGGAGGAAACCGAGGCACGGATCCGGGCTGCCGCCGCCCGGTCCGAACAAGCGGGCTTCGCCCTTTCCGGAGCCATTGCCCGCCGAAACGCCGCTCAGCAGCGCACCGATGACGCTTTGGCAGCACTGCACGACTCCGATGCCCGCCTGGCCGCCGTCGCCGAACGGCTCGGCACCCTCGGTTCGGCCCTGCGTTCGGCCGTCGGTGAATCCGAACGGCTGAAACAGCTGGTCTCAGCCGCGGAAACGAATCTTGCTGCCGAACAGGAAGCCCTGGCGGCGGCAGCGGCACGCCTGGCTGCCGCGAGTGACGCACCGGCGGAAGCCGAACCGTCCACGGAACAGCGCGAGGCGCTGGCGCTCGCCGCTGCCGCCGCCCGCCGGGCCGAAACCGACGCCCGACTGGCCCTGCGCTCCGCCGAGGAGCAGCACAAGGCGGTGGCCGGACGGGCGGCCGGCCTGGAACGCGCGGCGGAAAGCGAACGCCGGGCCCGCGCCGCCGCAGAGGTGCGCGCACGCCGTCGTGCACTGCAGGCGGCAAAGGCAGCCGCAGTGGCGGAAGCTGCAGGCTCGGCACTGCGGTTCCTGGACGTGTCGCTGGAAGCGGCAGCGGCTGAACGGGACTCCGCTGAGGCGGTGCGCACCGCCTGGGATGAGGAACTGGCGGTTGTCCGCACAGCTGCAGCGAATGCCGCCGCCGAGGTGGCCGGGCTTACCGATTCGGTGCACCGCGATGAACTGGCCCGCGCCCAGCAGCAGCTGCGCGTGGAGGCGCTGGAGACCCGCGCCATCGAAGAGCTGGGCATGACGCCGGAGCACCTGGTGGCGGAGTTCGGCCCGGACCAGCCGGTTCCGGTACCGGTGGAGGCGGATCCAGCGGCATCCTCCGGCGACAAATGGGCAGCCCTGCACACGCCCGTGGATGAGGACGGAAATCCGCTCACCACCGGTGTTCCCTACAACCGGGCAGCACAGGAAAAGCGGCTGAAGCAGGCCGAACGCGATCTTGCCGCACTTGGCCGGGTCAATCCGCTGGCGCTGGAAGAGTTCGCCGCACTGGAGGAACGGCACACGTTCCTCAGCACACAGCTGGAGGATCTGAAGGCCACCCGCCGCGATCTGCTGGACATCATCAAGGACGTGGACCGCAAGGTGGAAGAAGTCTTCACCGCGGCCTACCGGGACACGGCCGAACAGTTTGAACGCGTGTTCGCCACCCTCTTTCCGGGCGGCGAGGGCCGGCTGGTCCTGACCGATCCGAGTGACATGCTCACCACCGGCATCGAGATCCAGGCCCGGCCCGCCGGCAAGAAGATCAAACGGCTGTCACTGCTGTCCGGCGGAGAGCGGTCCCTGACCGCGGTGGCCCTGCTGGTGGCGATCTTCAAGGCGCGGCCCTCGCCGTTCTACGTCATGGACGAGGTGGAGGCTGCCCTGGACGACACCAACCTGAGCCGGCTGATCACCATCTTCGAGGAGCTGAAGGAGTCCAGCCAGCTGATCATCATCACCCACCAGAAGCGGACGATGGAAGTGGCTGACGCGCTGTACGGGGTGACCATGCAGGGCGACGGCGTCTCCACCGTGATCAGCCAGCGGCTGGATAAGGACAAGGTCCGCGGGTAG
- a CDS encoding 3-oxoacyl-ACP synthase III — protein sequence MTGNFNFQHENTALLSVTSVEAPVVMTSAEFDERLAPSLKRLRLSKRLLERVAGVSERRWWSPGTDFDDAAIEAGAKAIAEAGVEPSEIGLLINTSVTRRNLEPSVAVKIHHQLGLPSSALNFDLANACLGFVNGITMAANMIESGQIKYALIVAGEDAQGTQEATFKRLNSPDSTRQDYLREFATLTLGSGAAAAVIGRADEHPGSHRIVGGVSRAGTQHHELCVGGVDGMYTDTKGLLDGGLELVVDAWNEAHEDKGWDWRSMDRYVTHQVSNSYTNAIIKAVDLVRERVPITFPRWGNVGPASLPMTLAQEARTLNPGDRVLCMGVGSGLNTTMMEIAW from the coding sequence TTGACCGGGAACTTCAACTTCCAGCACGAAAACACGGCTCTTCTCAGCGTCACAAGCGTTGAAGCACCGGTGGTTATGACCTCAGCTGAATTCGACGAGCGTCTGGCACCGTCCCTGAAGCGGCTCCGACTCTCCAAACGGCTCCTGGAACGGGTGGCCGGCGTGAGTGAAAGGCGCTGGTGGTCCCCCGGGACGGACTTCGACGACGCGGCCATCGAGGCCGGCGCGAAAGCGATCGCCGAGGCCGGCGTCGAGCCTTCCGAAATCGGGCTGCTCATCAACACTTCGGTGACCCGGCGGAACCTGGAGCCTTCAGTTGCGGTGAAGATCCACCATCAGCTGGGGCTGCCGTCCTCCGCCCTGAACTTTGACCTGGCCAACGCATGCCTGGGCTTCGTCAACGGCATCACCATGGCCGCGAACATGATTGAATCCGGGCAGATCAAGTACGCCCTGATCGTGGCCGGCGAAGATGCGCAGGGCACCCAGGAGGCAACGTTCAAGCGCCTGAACAGCCCGGACTCCACCCGCCAGGATTACCTGCGCGAGTTCGCCACACTCACCCTGGGCTCCGGTGCTGCCGCCGCCGTGATCGGCCGCGCCGATGAGCATCCGGGCTCGCACCGCATCGTGGGCGGGGTTTCCCGGGCCGGCACGCAGCACCATGAGCTGTGCGTGGGCGGCGTTGACGGCATGTACACCGACACCAAGGGCCTCTTGGACGGCGGCCTGGAACTCGTGGTGGACGCCTGGAACGAGGCCCACGAGGACAAGGGCTGGGACTGGCGCTCCATGGACCGGTACGTCACCCACCAGGTCTCCAATTCCTACACCAACGCCATCATCAAGGCCGTGGACTTGGTTCGGGAACGGGTGCCCATCACGTTCCCGCGCTGGGGCAACGTGGGCCCGGCGTCGCTGCCGATGACCCTGGCCCAGGAAGCCCGCACGCTGAACCCGGGCGACCGGGTGCTGTGCATGGGGGTGGGCTCGGGCCTGAACACCACCATGATGGAGATTGCGTGGTAG